One Micromonospora sp. FIMYZ51 genomic window carries:
- a CDS encoding DUF4145 domain-containing protein, with the protein MAYVDGTRAAAWFIDPETVETTTMACFKCDGCAGLMIASVVTDGYEDHESITALLSFLGDHRDLLQWSPSTSGIRGFPDVPEHIGAAASEAYRCADSKNLRAAVLLARSVIEATAKAKNVLNGGLRQKVDEMHERGLIREHIKEGAHEVRHLGNDMAHGDFVDPVDKEDADLVLALMSEVLAEVFQSPAKVARARAARDAKKQASTS; encoded by the coding sequence ATGGCTTATGTTGACGGTACACGTGCGGCAGCGTGGTTTATCGATCCAGAGACGGTGGAAACGACAACCATGGCCTGCTTTAAGTGCGACGGCTGTGCTGGCCTGATGATTGCCTCGGTAGTCACCGACGGCTATGAGGATCACGAAAGCATTACGGCGCTTTTGTCCTTCTTGGGCGATCATCGAGACCTGTTGCAGTGGTCTCCAAGCACCTCCGGGATCAGGGGATTCCCGGATGTGCCTGAGCACATCGGGGCAGCGGCATCCGAGGCATACCGGTGTGCCGACAGTAAGAACCTAAGGGCAGCCGTCCTTTTGGCGCGGTCAGTGATTGAGGCGACTGCCAAGGCTAAGAATGTCCTGAACGGCGGCTTGAGGCAAAAAGTTGATGAGATGCACGAGCGGGGTCTGATCCGGGAGCACATCAAGGAAGGCGCGCACGAAGTCCGTCACCTAGGAAACGACATGGCTCACGGTGATTTCGTTGATCCGGTAGACAAGGAGGACGCCGACTTGGTCCTGGCGTTGATGAGTGAGGTTCTGGCCGAGGTGTTTCAGTCTCCGGCCAAGGTCGCCCGAGCGAGGGCGGCCCGAGACGCCAAGAAGCAGGCCAGCACATCCTGA
- a CDS encoding DUF58 domain-containing protein codes for MTSTTPRPGGRDGQPDAVTDRSGAVLSRLQLLVTRKLDGLLQGDYAGLLPGPGSEAGESREYRPGDDVRRMDWPVTARTTTPHVRRTVADRELETWLAVDLSASLDFGTGRWLKRDVVIAAATAITHLTVRGGNRIGAVVGSGGDLPPRPRRWGRRAVPASDPGRLVRLPARSGRREAQGMLRAIAATEIRPGRGDLGALVEMLNRPPRRRGVAVIISDFLAPPAQWSRPLRKLRVRHDVLAIEVVDPRELELPDVGVLPVIDPETGELHEVQTADPSLRHRYAAAAASQRAEISAALRSAGAGHLRLRTDRDWLLDMVRFVAAQRHARTRGTMR; via the coding sequence GTGACCTCGACCACCCCTCGACCCGGCGGTCGGGACGGCCAGCCGGACGCGGTCACCGACCGCTCCGGCGCGGTGCTGTCCCGGCTGCAACTGCTGGTCACCCGCAAACTCGACGGGCTGTTGCAGGGCGACTACGCCGGTCTGCTGCCGGGGCCGGGCAGCGAGGCGGGCGAGTCCCGGGAGTACCGCCCCGGCGACGACGTACGCCGGATGGACTGGCCGGTGACCGCCCGCACCACGACGCCGCACGTACGGCGTACGGTGGCCGACCGTGAGCTGGAGACCTGGCTGGCGGTGGACCTCTCGGCGAGCCTCGACTTCGGCACCGGCCGGTGGCTCAAGCGGGACGTGGTGATCGCGGCGGCGACGGCCATCACCCACCTGACCGTGCGGGGCGGTAACCGGATCGGCGCGGTCGTGGGCAGCGGCGGCGACCTACCCCCGCGCCCGCGTCGGTGGGGCCGCCGGGCGGTGCCCGCGTCGGACCCGGGCCGGCTGGTCCGGCTGCCCGCCCGGTCGGGGCGCCGCGAGGCGCAGGGCATGCTGCGTGCCATCGCCGCCACCGAGATCCGGCCGGGTCGGGGCGACCTCGGCGCGCTTGTCGAGATGCTCAACCGGCCGCCCCGCCGACGCGGCGTCGCGGTGATCATCTCCGACTTCCTCGCCCCGCCGGCCCAGTGGTCCCGGCCGCTGCGCAAGCTGCGGGTCCGGCACGACGTGCTGGCGATCGAGGTGGTGGACCCGCGGGAACTGGAACTGCCCGACGTCGGAGTGCTTCCGGTCATCGACCCGGAGACCGGCGAACTGCACGAGGTGCAGACCGCCGACCCGAGCCTGCGGCATCGGTACGCGGCGGCGGCTGCCAGCCAGCGGGCGGAGATCTCCGCCGCGTTGCGCTCCGCCGGTGCCGGGCACCTGAGACTGCGTACGGACCGAGACTGGCTGCTGGACATGGTGCGCTTCGTGGCCGCGCAACGGCACGCCCGCACCCGAGGGACGATGAGATGA
- a CDS encoding winged helix-turn-helix domain-containing protein yields MSTYKPDYQRIADDLREQITDGRLSPGDKLPSKRELRDIYGTSAQPVEAALFLLRAEGLIEGRQGKGTFVLERE; encoded by the coding sequence ATGTCTACCTACAAGCCGGATTACCAGCGGATCGCCGATGACCTGCGGGAACAGATCACCGATGGACGACTGAGTCCCGGTGACAAACTGCCCAGCAAGCGCGAGTTGCGCGACATTTATGGCACCAGCGCGCAGCCGGTCGAGGCAGCGCTGTTCCTACTGCGTGCCGAAGGTCTGATCGAGGGCCGGCAGGGCAAGGGCACCTTCGTACTCGAACGCGAGTAG
- the fabG gene encoding 3-oxoacyl-ACP reductase FabG: MSRTVLVTGGNRGIGLAIAQAFAKQGDRVAITHRGSGAPEGLFGVQCDITDAASVDAAFAAVEAEFGPVEVLVANAGITDDTLLLRMSEEQFTRVLDTNLTGAYRCAKRASGKMLRAKWGRMIFISSVVGLSGGAGQVNYAASKAGLVGVARSITRELGSRNITANVVAPGFIETDMTAVLPEERKAEIIRSIPAGRMASPEEVAAVVTWLATDSAGYVSGAVIPVDGGLGMGH, translated from the coding sequence GTGTCGCGAACTGTGCTGGTTACCGGCGGCAACCGCGGGATCGGTCTGGCCATCGCCCAGGCCTTCGCCAAGCAGGGCGATCGGGTGGCGATCACCCACCGGGGCAGCGGGGCGCCCGAGGGGCTCTTCGGCGTGCAGTGCGACATCACCGACGCCGCGTCGGTGGACGCGGCCTTCGCGGCGGTGGAGGCGGAGTTCGGCCCGGTCGAGGTGCTTGTCGCCAACGCCGGCATCACCGACGACACGCTGCTGCTGCGGATGTCCGAGGAGCAGTTCACCCGGGTGCTGGACACCAACCTGACCGGCGCGTACCGCTGCGCCAAGCGGGCCTCGGGCAAGATGCTGCGGGCCAAGTGGGGACGGATGATCTTCATCTCCTCGGTGGTCGGCCTCTCCGGCGGTGCCGGCCAGGTCAACTACGCGGCGAGCAAGGCCGGCCTGGTCGGGGTGGCCCGCTCGATCACCCGGGAGCTGGGCAGCCGCAACATCACCGCGAACGTGGTCGCGCCCGGCTTCATCGAGACCGACATGACAGCGGTGCTGCCCGAGGAGCGCAAGGCGGAGATCATCAGGTCGATCCCGGCCGGCCGGATGGCCAGCCCGGAGGAGGTTGCCGCGGTGGTCACCTGGTTGGCCACCGACAGCGCCGGCTACGTCTCCGGCGCGGTCATCCCGGTCGACGGCGGCCTCGGCATGGGCCACTGA
- a CDS encoding PH domain-containing protein: MHTRQRLHPLSPALHGAKSLVVVIAGLSWSTLSRVGFGWFVTMVIVIALGATVLAVVSWYNTGFQVVGRELRIYEGLLWRRTRAIPLERLQAVEVVRPLLAQLTGLAELRLEVVGGGKTEAPLAFLGVAEASALRRRLLTLAGARTVPVPGTEPAPATAPAGEPPVPPGRPLHAVQNRDLLISQLLTPQAFLLPFGAMFVAAQFLSEGSWSFIAVASTLTAMAGILLQPVRRVLDDWRFQLARDEDRLRIRNGLLETRVQTVPLHRVQTVGVTWPLLWRMKGWLRLRLEVAGYAAGESDQRNRPDRLLPVGDLATGERIVAEVLPGVDLSALPLSPPPSRARWVNPLSRQVLGAGLTEQVFVVRSGLLTRQLTIVPYARLQSVRVVQGPVQRLLGMATVHADTAGGAGAAAVDRDLAEAWALAAELTTRGHTARRPT, encoded by the coding sequence TTGCACACCCGGCAGCGACTGCATCCGTTGAGCCCTGCGCTGCACGGCGCCAAGTCCCTGGTCGTGGTGATCGCCGGGCTCTCCTGGTCGACGCTGTCCCGGGTCGGGTTCGGCTGGTTCGTGACGATGGTGATCGTGATCGCTCTCGGCGCCACCGTGCTGGCGGTGGTCAGTTGGTACAACACCGGCTTCCAGGTGGTCGGCCGGGAGCTGCGGATCTACGAGGGGCTGCTCTGGCGCCGGACCCGGGCCATCCCGCTGGAACGGCTTCAGGCGGTCGAAGTGGTACGCCCGCTGCTCGCCCAGCTCACCGGCCTGGCCGAGCTGCGGTTGGAGGTGGTCGGCGGCGGCAAGACCGAGGCGCCGCTGGCGTTCCTCGGGGTCGCCGAGGCGTCAGCCCTGCGGCGACGCCTGCTCACCCTGGCGGGTGCCCGGACCGTCCCCGTGCCGGGCACCGAGCCGGCACCGGCGACGGCACCGGCCGGGGAGCCGCCCGTGCCACCCGGCCGGCCGCTGCACGCGGTGCAGAACCGGGACCTGTTGATCAGCCAACTCCTCACCCCACAGGCGTTCCTGCTGCCCTTCGGCGCGATGTTCGTGGCCGCGCAGTTCCTGTCCGAGGGGTCGTGGTCGTTCATCGCGGTCGCGAGCACGCTTACCGCGATGGCCGGCATCCTGCTGCAACCTGTCCGCCGGGTGCTCGATGACTGGCGGTTCCAACTCGCCCGCGACGAGGACCGGCTGCGGATCCGCAACGGTCTGCTGGAGACCCGGGTGCAGACCGTGCCGCTGCACCGGGTGCAGACCGTGGGCGTGACCTGGCCGCTGCTCTGGCGGATGAAGGGCTGGCTGCGGCTGCGCCTGGAGGTGGCCGGCTACGCCGCTGGCGAGTCCGACCAGCGCAACCGGCCGGATCGCCTGCTTCCCGTCGGTGACCTGGCCACCGGCGAGCGGATCGTCGCCGAGGTGCTGCCCGGCGTCGACCTCTCCGCGTTGCCGCTGAGCCCGCCGCCGTCCCGCGCCCGGTGGGTCAACCCGCTGAGCCGCCAGGTGCTCGGCGCCGGCCTGACCGAGCAGGTCTTCGTGGTCCGCTCGGGCCTGCTCACCCGCCAGCTGACCATCGTGCCGTACGCCCGGTTGCAGAGCGTCCGGGTGGTGCAGGGACCGGTGCAGCGCCTGCTGGGGATGGCCACCGTGCACGCCGACACCGCTGGTGGAGCCGGTGCCGCAGCGGTGGACCGGGATCTCGCCGAAGCCTGGGCCCTGGCGGCCGAACTCACCACCCGCGGCCACACCGCCCGCCGCCCCACCTAA
- a CDS encoding VWA domain-containing protein, producing the protein MIRLLQPWWLLAVLPVLALAALYVWRQLRRREYALRFTNVDLLRTVAPKGLGWRRHIPAAAFLLALLVLAGALARPAIDTREPLERATIMLAIDVSLSMQADDVPPNRLEAAQEAAKQFVAELPETYNVGLVSFAKSANVLVPPTKDRAAVTSAIDGLVLAEATATGEAVFTCLEAIRSVPADGAAGIPPARIVLLSDGYRTAGRSVEEAAAAAQAANVPVSTIAFGTDTGHVDIGGQLQRVPVDRLALADLAENTEGYFYEAATVSELKQVYQDMGSSIGFRTEPREITQWYAGLGLLLALCAGGLSLLWTSRLL; encoded by the coding sequence ATGATTCGACTGCTGCAACCGTGGTGGTTGCTGGCCGTGCTGCCGGTGCTCGCCCTGGCCGCGCTCTACGTCTGGCGGCAACTGCGCCGGCGGGAGTACGCGCTGCGGTTCACCAATGTGGACCTACTGCGTACCGTGGCGCCGAAGGGGCTGGGCTGGCGCCGGCACATACCGGCGGCTGCCTTCCTGCTCGCCCTGCTGGTGCTGGCCGGCGCGCTGGCCCGACCGGCGATCGACACCCGGGAGCCGCTGGAGCGGGCCACCATCATGCTGGCCATCGACGTGTCGCTCTCCATGCAGGCCGACGACGTGCCGCCGAACCGGCTGGAGGCGGCCCAGGAGGCGGCCAAGCAGTTCGTGGCGGAGCTGCCGGAGACCTACAACGTGGGGCTGGTCTCGTTCGCCAAGTCGGCAAACGTGCTGGTGCCGCCGACCAAGGACCGGGCGGCGGTGACCAGCGCCATCGACGGGCTGGTGCTGGCCGAGGCGACGGCGACCGGTGAGGCGGTCTTCACCTGCCTGGAGGCGATCCGGTCGGTGCCGGCCGACGGCGCGGCCGGCATTCCGCCGGCCCGCATCGTGCTGCTCTCCGACGGGTACCGCACGGCCGGCAGGTCGGTCGAGGAGGCGGCGGCAGCAGCGCAGGCGGCGAACGTGCCGGTCTCCACCATCGCCTTCGGCACCGACACCGGCCACGTCGACATCGGCGGCCAGTTGCAGCGGGTGCCGGTGGACCGGCTCGCCCTCGCCGACCTGGCCGAGAACACCGAGGGCTACTTCTACGAGGCGGCCACGGTCAGCGAGCTGAAGCAGGTCTACCAGGACATGGGCAGCTCGATCGGCTTCCGGACCGAGCCAAGGGAGATCACCCAGTGGTACGCCGGGCTCGGGTTGCTGCTCGCGCTCTGTGCCGGTGGCCTCAGCCTGCTCTGGACCTCCCGCCTGCTCTGA
- a CDS encoding PH domain-containing protein, which yields MNGDGPAGPQPAPPVAQPGPLEPWPDTVRWQSISTDLIWVELLRLAALVAVVSAVLGVSWAVTGSWPFGLGLGVLVLFAVWRAVTIVRAVHAWGYAERENDLLVRHGLLVRRLSIVPYSRMQFVDVSAGPLERAFDLATVQLHTAAAASDARVPGLRPAEASRLRDRLTALGEDRAEGL from the coding sequence GTGAACGGTGACGGACCGGCCGGCCCGCAGCCGGCGCCCCCGGTGGCACAGCCCGGCCCACTCGAACCCTGGCCGGACACGGTCCGCTGGCAGTCGATCTCGACCGACCTGATCTGGGTGGAGTTGCTGCGACTCGCCGCCCTGGTGGCCGTCGTCTCGGCGGTACTCGGGGTCAGCTGGGCGGTGACCGGTTCCTGGCCCTTCGGCCTGGGGCTGGGTGTCCTCGTGCTGTTCGCGGTGTGGCGCGCGGTGACAATCGTCCGGGCGGTACACGCCTGGGGCTACGCGGAACGCGAGAACGACCTGCTGGTGCGGCACGGTCTGCTGGTGCGCCGGCTGTCCATCGTGCCGTACTCCCGGATGCAGTTCGTCGACGTCAGCGCCGGTCCGCTGGAGCGGGCGTTCGATTTGGCCACCGTGCAGTTGCACACGGCCGCCGCAGCCAGCGACGCCCGGGTGCCCGGGTTGCGGCCGGCGGAGGCGTCCCGGCTGCGCGACCGGCTCACCGCGCTCGGCGAGGACCGGGCGGAAGGGCTGTGA
- a CDS encoding MoxR family ATPase has protein sequence MAQPTMPDAPTPNGTQPQPPSAPTTTPAQDAGLLERALFEIKRVIVGQDRMVERMFVALLARGHCLLEGVPGVAKTLAVETLARVVGGSFARVQFTPDLVPADIMGTRIYRQSSEKFDVELGPVFVNFLLADEINRAPAKVQSALLEVMSERQVSIGGESHRVPDPFLVMATQNPIEQEGVYPLPEAQRDRFLMKIIVGYPTDAEEREIVYRMGVAAPEPTPVFGTDDLIALQQKADQVFVHNALIDYAVRLVLATRAPAEHGMPDVAQLIQYGASPRASLGLVRATRALALLRGRDYALPQDVQDIAPDILRHRLVLSYDALADDVPADHVVHRVMATIPLPSVAPRQQATPPGAVAPTSGWPGQRP, from the coding sequence GTGGCCCAGCCGACCATGCCCGACGCTCCGACGCCGAACGGGACGCAGCCGCAGCCGCCCTCGGCACCGACCACCACCCCGGCACAGGACGCCGGGCTGCTGGAGCGGGCGCTCTTCGAGATCAAGCGGGTGATCGTCGGGCAGGACCGGATGGTGGAGCGGATGTTCGTGGCGCTGCTCGCCCGGGGGCACTGCCTGCTGGAAGGCGTACCGGGGGTGGCCAAGACCCTGGCGGTGGAGACCCTGGCCAGGGTCGTCGGCGGGTCGTTCGCCCGGGTGCAGTTCACCCCCGACCTGGTGCCGGCCGACATCATGGGTACCCGTATCTACCGGCAGTCAAGCGAGAAGTTCGACGTGGAGCTGGGGCCGGTCTTCGTCAACTTTCTGCTCGCCGACGAGATCAACCGCGCACCGGCGAAGGTGCAGTCGGCCCTGCTCGAGGTGATGAGTGAGCGGCAGGTCTCGATCGGCGGGGAGAGCCACCGGGTGCCGGACCCGTTCCTGGTGATGGCGACGCAGAACCCGATCGAGCAGGAGGGGGTCTACCCGCTGCCGGAGGCGCAGCGGGACCGGTTCCTCATGAAGATCATCGTGGGTTATCCGACCGACGCCGAGGAACGGGAGATCGTCTACCGGATGGGGGTGGCCGCACCCGAGCCCACCCCGGTGTTCGGCACCGACGACCTGATCGCCCTTCAACAGAAGGCCGACCAGGTGTTCGTACACAATGCCCTGATCGACTACGCGGTCCGGCTGGTGCTGGCCACGCGCGCCCCCGCCGAGCACGGCATGCCCGACGTCGCGCAACTTATCCAGTACGGCGCCAGCCCGCGCGCCTCGCTCGGTCTGGTCCGGGCGACCCGGGCGCTGGCGCTGCTGCGCGGGCGTGACTACGCCCTGCCGCAGGACGTACAGGACATCGCCCCGGACATCCTGCGACACCGCCTGGTGCTCAGCTACGACGCGCTCGCCGACGACGTGCCGGCCGACCACGTGGTGCACCGGGTGATGGCGACCATCCCGCTGCCCTCGGTGGCGCCCCGGCAGCAGGCGACACCGCCTGGCGCGGTGGCGCCGACCTCGGGGTGGCCCGGGCAGCGGCCGTGA